In the genome of Bombus affinis isolate iyBomAffi1 chromosome 7, iyBomAffi1.2, whole genome shotgun sequence, one region contains:
- the LOC126918520 gene encoding calpain-A-like isoform X2, which translates to MERRKYTNYRYLNYIAEGVAELKLSPKLEHARNISIEKKSTIPNIAQGKLLSYTKFSEKESLNSRSKSTKEKNTYKDKPLRTTANFIGKPYYNLGEKGSGFRPRAAVQDFSKLKQECLATGTLFEDPEFPADDSSLYFSKRPDRYIEWKRPMEIADNPQLFVEGFSRFDVQQGELGDCWLLAAVANLTMDANLFFQVVPEDQSFEENYAGIFHFRFWQYGRWVDVVIDDRLPTYRGELVYLHSAEINEFWSALLEKAYAKLHGSYEALKGGTTCEAMEDFTGGVTEMYQMDQTPPNLFSILLKAYERNSLMGCSIEPDPNILEAETPQGLIRGHAYSITRVKYVEIQTPNQFGKIPLLRLRNPWGNEAEWNGPWSDQSPEWRFIPDHEKEELGLTFDMDGEFWMSFQDFTRYFTQLEICNLNPDSLTEDDLNAGKKKWEMSVFEGEWVRGVTAGGCRNFLETFWHNPQYRITLEYPDEDDDKCTVIVALMQKNRRAQRRMGAECLTIGFAIYHLEYPERLPKPLDINFFKYNASVARSPAFINLREVTCRFKLPPGVYCIVPSTFDPNEEGEFLLRIFSENKNNMEENDDEVGVGEIDDRVREEPDPDRNADKVREFFKKLAGDDMEVDWMELKEILDFAMRKELPQSARRSEAHAPETVQGNGSFIDTLISLLCGIVCNNEQYSKIVETNDKGFSKDVCRSMVAMLDVDHSGKLGFEEFRTLWNDIRKWRAVFKLYDKDESGYLSAFELRQALNSAGYRLNNHILNILVHRYGTKDGMITFDDYIMCAVRLKTMIDIFRERDPDLTNTATFTMEEWIEKTLYS; encoded by the exons ATGGAACGACGAAAGTACACGAATTACAGATACTTAAATTATATAGCGGAAGGTGTAGCTGAGTTGAAACTGTCGCCAAAATTAGAACATGCCAGAAATATCAGTATCGAGAAAAAAAGCACGATTCCTAATATCGCTCAAGGAAAACTTCTATCTTATACAAAATTCTCTGAAAAAGAAAGCTTAAATTCTCGATCGAAatcaacaaaagaaaaaaacactTACAAAGACAAACCTCTAAGGACAACCGCAAATTTTATTGGGAAACCCTACTATAAC TTAGGAGAAAAGGGTTCTGGCTTCAGACCCCGAGCAGCGGTTCAAGATTTTAGCAAACTTAAGCAAGAATGTTTGGCTACGGGGACACTTTTCGAAGATCCCGAATTTCCAGCGGATGATTCATCGTTATATTTCTCGAAAAGGCCAGACAGATATATAGAATGGAAACGACCGATG GAAATCGCGGACAACCCTCAACTGTTCGTCGAGGGTTTTTCCAGATTCGACGTTCAGCAAGGCGAATTAGGAGATTGTTGGCTGCTGGCAGCAGTCGCAAATCTCACTATGGATGCCAATTTGTTTTTCCAAGTAGTCCCAGAAGACCAGAGTTTCGAAGAAAACTACGCCGGCATATTTCATTTCAG ATTCTGGCAATACGGTAGATGGGTAGACGTGGTGATTGACGACAGATTACCGACCTACCGCGGCGAATTGGTATACCTGCATTCGGCTGAGATAAACGAATTCTGGAGTGCTCTTTTGGAAAAGGCGTACGCGAAGCTTCATGGCTCGTACGAAGCTTTGAAAGGCGGAACTACGTGTGAGGCCATGGAGGATTTTACGGGTGGTGTGACGGAAATGTATCAGATGGACCAAACCCCTCCAAATCTATTTAGTATTTTACTAAAAGCTTACGAAAGAAACTCGCTAATGGGCTGTTCGATAGAG CCTGATCCAAATATATTGGAAGCCGAGACGCCTCAAGGACTGATCAGAGGCCATGCTTACAGTATTACACGTGTCAAATATGTAGAGATTCAAACGCCAAACCAATTTGGGAAAATACCGCTACTTAGACTTAGAAATCCATGGGGTAACGAGGCAGAATGGAATGGTCCGTGGAGCGATCA atcACCAGAGTGGAGATTCATTCCTGATCATGAGAAGGAAGAGCTAGGCTTGACCTTCGACATGGATGGTGAATTTTGGATGTCATTCCAGGATTTTACGCGATATTTTACGCAACTAGAAATATGTAACTTGAATCCAGACTCGTTGACAGAAGATGATTTAAATGCCGGTAAAAAGAAATGGGAGATGAGCGTGTTCGAAGGAGAATGGGTACGCGGTGTTACGGCAGGAGGATGTAGGAACTTTTTAG AAACCTTCTGGCATAATCCGCAATACCGAATTACTCTCGAGTACCCAGATGAAGATGACGATAAATGTACAGTCATTGTTGCGTTGATGCAGAAAAATAGGCGAGCACAGAGAAGAATGGGTGCAGAATGTCTGACAATTGGATTTGCCATATACCAT TTGGAGTACCCCGAACGATTACCCAAGCCATTGGACATTAATTTCTTCAAGTACAACGCGTCAGTTGCAAGATCGCCAGCATTTATAAATTTACGAGAAGTAACGTGCCGTTTCAAATTACCACCTGGTGTATATTGCATAGTTCCAAGTACGTTTGACCCTAATGAAGAGGGTGAATTTTTGCTGAGAATATTCTCCGAAAATAAGAACAATATGGA AGAAAATGACGATGAAGTTGGTGTTGGAGAAATTGATGATAGG GTTCGAGAAGAACCAGATCCAGACCGTAATGCAGACAAAGTTCGAGAATTTTTCAAAAAGCTCGCTGGTGACGATATGGAAGTGGATTGGATGGAGCTAAAGGAAATTTTAGATTTTGCAATGCGAAAAG AACTACCACAGTCGGCGCGTCGTAGTGAGGCACATGCCCCTGAAACTGTACAAGGAAATGGTTCGTTTATCGACACTCTCATCTCACTGCTGTGCGGCATTGTTTGTAATAATGAACAGTACAGTAAGATTGTAG AAACGAATGATAAAGGGTTCAGCAAGGATGTATGCCGTAGTATGGTGGCCATGTTAGATGTAGATCACTCTGGAAAACTCGGATTTGAAGAATTTCGAACATTATGGAACGACATAAGGAAATGGAGG GCTGTGTTCAAATTATACGACAAAGACGAATCGGGATATTTAAGTGCGTTTGAATTGAGGCAAGCATTAAATAGCGCAGGCTATCGACTCAATAATCACATTTTAAATATCTTGGTGCATCGTTACGGAACGAAGGATGGTATGATCACCTTCGATGATTACATCATGTGCGCAGTTCGACTCAAGACAATGATAG ATATTTTCAGAGAACGAGATCCAGACTTAACTAATACGGCGACATTCACAATGGAAGAATGGATAGAGAAAACGTTATACTCGTAA
- the LOC126918520 gene encoding calpain-A-like isoform X1 — protein sequence MERRKYTNYRYLNYIAEGVAELKLSPKLEHARNISIEKKSTIPNIAQGKLLSYTKFSEKESLNSRSKSTKEKNTYKDKPLRTTANFIGKPYYNLGEKGSGFRPRAAVQDFSKLKQECLATGTLFEDPEFPADDSSLYFSKRPDRYIEWKRPMEIADNPQLFVEGFSRFDVQQGELGDCWLLAAVANLTMDANLFFQVVPEDQSFEENYAGIFHFRFWQYGRWVDVVIDDRLPTYRGELVYLHSAEINEFWSALLEKAYAKLHGSYEALKGGTTCEAMEDFTGGVTEMYQMDQTPPNLFSILLKAYERNSLMGCSIEPDPNILEAETPQGLIRGHAYSITRVKYVEIQTPNQFGKIPLLRLRNPWGNEAEWNGPWSDQSPEWRFIPDHEKEELGLTFDMDGEFWMSFQDFTRYFTQLEICNLNPDSLTEDDLNAGKKKWEMSVFEGEWVRGVTAGGCRNFLETFWHNPQYRITLEYPDEDDDKCTVIVALMQKNRRAQRRMGAECLTIGFAIYHLEYPERLPKPLDINFFKYNASVARSPAFINLREVTCRFKLPPGVYCIVPSTFDPNEEGEFLLRIFSENKNNMEENDDEVGVGEIDDRVINPKGDNEHEDGDKVREEPDPDRNADKVREFFKKLAGDDMEVDWMELKEILDFAMRKELPQSARRSEAHAPETVQGNGSFIDTLISLLCGIVCNNEQYSKIVETNDKGFSKDVCRSMVAMLDVDHSGKLGFEEFRTLWNDIRKWRAVFKLYDKDESGYLSAFELRQALNSAGYRLNNHILNILVHRYGTKDGMITFDDYIMCAVRLKTMIDIFRERDPDLTNTATFTMEEWIEKTLYS from the exons ATGGAACGACGAAAGTACACGAATTACAGATACTTAAATTATATAGCGGAAGGTGTAGCTGAGTTGAAACTGTCGCCAAAATTAGAACATGCCAGAAATATCAGTATCGAGAAAAAAAGCACGATTCCTAATATCGCTCAAGGAAAACTTCTATCTTATACAAAATTCTCTGAAAAAGAAAGCTTAAATTCTCGATCGAAatcaacaaaagaaaaaaacactTACAAAGACAAACCTCTAAGGACAACCGCAAATTTTATTGGGAAACCCTACTATAAC TTAGGAGAAAAGGGTTCTGGCTTCAGACCCCGAGCAGCGGTTCAAGATTTTAGCAAACTTAAGCAAGAATGTTTGGCTACGGGGACACTTTTCGAAGATCCCGAATTTCCAGCGGATGATTCATCGTTATATTTCTCGAAAAGGCCAGACAGATATATAGAATGGAAACGACCGATG GAAATCGCGGACAACCCTCAACTGTTCGTCGAGGGTTTTTCCAGATTCGACGTTCAGCAAGGCGAATTAGGAGATTGTTGGCTGCTGGCAGCAGTCGCAAATCTCACTATGGATGCCAATTTGTTTTTCCAAGTAGTCCCAGAAGACCAGAGTTTCGAAGAAAACTACGCCGGCATATTTCATTTCAG ATTCTGGCAATACGGTAGATGGGTAGACGTGGTGATTGACGACAGATTACCGACCTACCGCGGCGAATTGGTATACCTGCATTCGGCTGAGATAAACGAATTCTGGAGTGCTCTTTTGGAAAAGGCGTACGCGAAGCTTCATGGCTCGTACGAAGCTTTGAAAGGCGGAACTACGTGTGAGGCCATGGAGGATTTTACGGGTGGTGTGACGGAAATGTATCAGATGGACCAAACCCCTCCAAATCTATTTAGTATTTTACTAAAAGCTTACGAAAGAAACTCGCTAATGGGCTGTTCGATAGAG CCTGATCCAAATATATTGGAAGCCGAGACGCCTCAAGGACTGATCAGAGGCCATGCTTACAGTATTACACGTGTCAAATATGTAGAGATTCAAACGCCAAACCAATTTGGGAAAATACCGCTACTTAGACTTAGAAATCCATGGGGTAACGAGGCAGAATGGAATGGTCCGTGGAGCGATCA atcACCAGAGTGGAGATTCATTCCTGATCATGAGAAGGAAGAGCTAGGCTTGACCTTCGACATGGATGGTGAATTTTGGATGTCATTCCAGGATTTTACGCGATATTTTACGCAACTAGAAATATGTAACTTGAATCCAGACTCGTTGACAGAAGATGATTTAAATGCCGGTAAAAAGAAATGGGAGATGAGCGTGTTCGAAGGAGAATGGGTACGCGGTGTTACGGCAGGAGGATGTAGGAACTTTTTAG AAACCTTCTGGCATAATCCGCAATACCGAATTACTCTCGAGTACCCAGATGAAGATGACGATAAATGTACAGTCATTGTTGCGTTGATGCAGAAAAATAGGCGAGCACAGAGAAGAATGGGTGCAGAATGTCTGACAATTGGATTTGCCATATACCAT TTGGAGTACCCCGAACGATTACCCAAGCCATTGGACATTAATTTCTTCAAGTACAACGCGTCAGTTGCAAGATCGCCAGCATTTATAAATTTACGAGAAGTAACGTGCCGTTTCAAATTACCACCTGGTGTATATTGCATAGTTCCAAGTACGTTTGACCCTAATGAAGAGGGTGAATTTTTGCTGAGAATATTCTCCGAAAATAAGAACAATATGGA AGAAAATGACGATGAAGTTGGTGTTGGAGAAATTGATGATAGG GTCATTAATCCCAAAGGTGATAACGAACACGAAGATGGAGATAAG GTTCGAGAAGAACCAGATCCAGACCGTAATGCAGACAAAGTTCGAGAATTTTTCAAAAAGCTCGCTGGTGACGATATGGAAGTGGATTGGATGGAGCTAAAGGAAATTTTAGATTTTGCAATGCGAAAAG AACTACCACAGTCGGCGCGTCGTAGTGAGGCACATGCCCCTGAAACTGTACAAGGAAATGGTTCGTTTATCGACACTCTCATCTCACTGCTGTGCGGCATTGTTTGTAATAATGAACAGTACAGTAAGATTGTAG AAACGAATGATAAAGGGTTCAGCAAGGATGTATGCCGTAGTATGGTGGCCATGTTAGATGTAGATCACTCTGGAAAACTCGGATTTGAAGAATTTCGAACATTATGGAACGACATAAGGAAATGGAGG GCTGTGTTCAAATTATACGACAAAGACGAATCGGGATATTTAAGTGCGTTTGAATTGAGGCAAGCATTAAATAGCGCAGGCTATCGACTCAATAATCACATTTTAAATATCTTGGTGCATCGTTACGGAACGAAGGATGGTATGATCACCTTCGATGATTACATCATGTGCGCAGTTCGACTCAAGACAATGATAG ATATTTTCAGAGAACGAGATCCAGACTTAACTAATACGGCGACATTCACAATGGAAGAATGGATAGAGAAAACGTTATACTCGTAA
- the LOC126918520 gene encoding calpain-A-like isoform X4 produces the protein MERRKYTNYRYLNYIAEGVAELKLSPKLEHARNISIEKKSTIPNIAQGKLLSYTKFSEKESLNSRSKSTKEKNTYKDKPLRTTANFIGKPYYNLGEKGSGFRPRAAVQDFSKLKQECLATGTLFEDPEFPADDSSLYFSKRPDRYIEWKRPMEIADNPQLFVEGFSRFDVQQGELGDCWLLAAVANLTMDANLFFQVVPEDQSFEENYAGIFHFRFWQYGRWVDVVIDDRLPTYRGELVYLHSAEINEFWSALLEKAYAKLHGSYEALKGGTTCEAMEDFTGGVTEMYQMDQTPPNLFSILLKAYERNSLMGCSIEPDPNILEAETPQGLIRGHAYSITRVKYVEIQTPNQFGKIPLLRLRNPWGNEAEWNGPWSDQSPEWRFIPDHEKEELGLTFDMDGEFWMSFQDFTRYFTQLEICNLNPDSLTEDDLNAGKKKWEMSVFEGEWVRGVTAGGCRNFLETFWHNPQYRITLEYPDEDDDKCTVIVALMQKNRRAQRRMGAECLTIGFAIYHLEYPERLPKPLDINFFKYNASVARSPAFINLREVTCRFKLPPGVYCIVPSTFDPNEEGEFLLRIFSENKNNMEENDDEVGVGEIDDRVINPKGDNEHEDGDKVREEPDPDRNADKVREFFKKLAGDDMEVDWMELKEILDFAMRKETNDKGFSKDVCRSMVAMLDVDHSGKLGFEEFRTLWNDIRKWRAVFKLYDKDESGYLSAFELRQALNSAGYRLNNHILNILVHRYGTKDGMITFDDYIMCAVRLKTMIDIFRERDPDLTNTATFTMEEWIEKTLYS, from the exons ATGGAACGACGAAAGTACACGAATTACAGATACTTAAATTATATAGCGGAAGGTGTAGCTGAGTTGAAACTGTCGCCAAAATTAGAACATGCCAGAAATATCAGTATCGAGAAAAAAAGCACGATTCCTAATATCGCTCAAGGAAAACTTCTATCTTATACAAAATTCTCTGAAAAAGAAAGCTTAAATTCTCGATCGAAatcaacaaaagaaaaaaacactTACAAAGACAAACCTCTAAGGACAACCGCAAATTTTATTGGGAAACCCTACTATAAC TTAGGAGAAAAGGGTTCTGGCTTCAGACCCCGAGCAGCGGTTCAAGATTTTAGCAAACTTAAGCAAGAATGTTTGGCTACGGGGACACTTTTCGAAGATCCCGAATTTCCAGCGGATGATTCATCGTTATATTTCTCGAAAAGGCCAGACAGATATATAGAATGGAAACGACCGATG GAAATCGCGGACAACCCTCAACTGTTCGTCGAGGGTTTTTCCAGATTCGACGTTCAGCAAGGCGAATTAGGAGATTGTTGGCTGCTGGCAGCAGTCGCAAATCTCACTATGGATGCCAATTTGTTTTTCCAAGTAGTCCCAGAAGACCAGAGTTTCGAAGAAAACTACGCCGGCATATTTCATTTCAG ATTCTGGCAATACGGTAGATGGGTAGACGTGGTGATTGACGACAGATTACCGACCTACCGCGGCGAATTGGTATACCTGCATTCGGCTGAGATAAACGAATTCTGGAGTGCTCTTTTGGAAAAGGCGTACGCGAAGCTTCATGGCTCGTACGAAGCTTTGAAAGGCGGAACTACGTGTGAGGCCATGGAGGATTTTACGGGTGGTGTGACGGAAATGTATCAGATGGACCAAACCCCTCCAAATCTATTTAGTATTTTACTAAAAGCTTACGAAAGAAACTCGCTAATGGGCTGTTCGATAGAG CCTGATCCAAATATATTGGAAGCCGAGACGCCTCAAGGACTGATCAGAGGCCATGCTTACAGTATTACACGTGTCAAATATGTAGAGATTCAAACGCCAAACCAATTTGGGAAAATACCGCTACTTAGACTTAGAAATCCATGGGGTAACGAGGCAGAATGGAATGGTCCGTGGAGCGATCA atcACCAGAGTGGAGATTCATTCCTGATCATGAGAAGGAAGAGCTAGGCTTGACCTTCGACATGGATGGTGAATTTTGGATGTCATTCCAGGATTTTACGCGATATTTTACGCAACTAGAAATATGTAACTTGAATCCAGACTCGTTGACAGAAGATGATTTAAATGCCGGTAAAAAGAAATGGGAGATGAGCGTGTTCGAAGGAGAATGGGTACGCGGTGTTACGGCAGGAGGATGTAGGAACTTTTTAG AAACCTTCTGGCATAATCCGCAATACCGAATTACTCTCGAGTACCCAGATGAAGATGACGATAAATGTACAGTCATTGTTGCGTTGATGCAGAAAAATAGGCGAGCACAGAGAAGAATGGGTGCAGAATGTCTGACAATTGGATTTGCCATATACCAT TTGGAGTACCCCGAACGATTACCCAAGCCATTGGACATTAATTTCTTCAAGTACAACGCGTCAGTTGCAAGATCGCCAGCATTTATAAATTTACGAGAAGTAACGTGCCGTTTCAAATTACCACCTGGTGTATATTGCATAGTTCCAAGTACGTTTGACCCTAATGAAGAGGGTGAATTTTTGCTGAGAATATTCTCCGAAAATAAGAACAATATGGA AGAAAATGACGATGAAGTTGGTGTTGGAGAAATTGATGATAGG GTCATTAATCCCAAAGGTGATAACGAACACGAAGATGGAGATAAG GTTCGAGAAGAACCAGATCCAGACCGTAATGCAGACAAAGTTCGAGAATTTTTCAAAAAGCTCGCTGGTGACGATATGGAAGTGGATTGGATGGAGCTAAAGGAAATTTTAGATTTTGCAATGCGAAAAG AAACGAATGATAAAGGGTTCAGCAAGGATGTATGCCGTAGTATGGTGGCCATGTTAGATGTAGATCACTCTGGAAAACTCGGATTTGAAGAATTTCGAACATTATGGAACGACATAAGGAAATGGAGG GCTGTGTTCAAATTATACGACAAAGACGAATCGGGATATTTAAGTGCGTTTGAATTGAGGCAAGCATTAAATAGCGCAGGCTATCGACTCAATAATCACATTTTAAATATCTTGGTGCATCGTTACGGAACGAAGGATGGTATGATCACCTTCGATGATTACATCATGTGCGCAGTTCGACTCAAGACAATGATAG ATATTTTCAGAGAACGAGATCCAGACTTAACTAATACGGCGACATTCACAATGGAAGAATGGATAGAGAAAACGTTATACTCGTAA
- the LOC126918520 gene encoding calpain-A-like isoform X6 has protein sequence MERRKYTNYRYLNYIAEGVAELKLSPKLEHARNISIEKKSTIPNIAQGKLLSYTKFSEKESLNSRSKSTKEKNTYKDKPLRTTANFIGKPYYNLGEKGSGFRPRAAVQDFSKLKQECLATGTLFEDPEFPADDSSLYFSKRPDRYIEWKRPMEIADNPQLFVEGFSRFDVQQGELGDCWLLAAVANLTMDANLFFQVVPEDQSFEENYAGIFHFRFWQYGRWVDVVIDDRLPTYRGELVYLHSAEINEFWSALLEKAYAKLHGSYEALKGGTTCEAMEDFTGGVTEMYQMDQTPPNLFSILLKAYERNSLMGCSIEPDPNILEAETPQGLIRGHAYSITRVKYVEIQTPNQFGKIPLLRLRNPWGNEAEWNGPWSDQSPEWRFIPDHEKEELGLTFDMDGEFWMSFQDFTRYFTQLEICNLNPDSLTEDDLNAGKKKWEMSVFEGEWVRGVTAGGCRNFLETFWHNPQYRITLEYPDEDDDKCTVIVALMQKNRRAQRRMGAECLTIGFAIYHLEYPERLPKPLDINFFKYNASVARSPAFINLREVTCRFKLPPGVYCIVPSTFDPNEEGEFLLRIFSENKNNMEENDDEVGVGEIDDRVREEPDPDRNADKVREFFKKLAGDDMEVDWMELKEILDFAMRKETNDKGFSKDVCRSMVAMLDVDHSGKLGFEEFRTLWNDIRKWRAVFKLYDKDESGYLSAFELRQALNSAGYRLNNHILNILVHRYGTKDGMITFDDYIMCAVRLKTMIDIFRERDPDLTNTATFTMEEWIEKTLYS, from the exons ATGGAACGACGAAAGTACACGAATTACAGATACTTAAATTATATAGCGGAAGGTGTAGCTGAGTTGAAACTGTCGCCAAAATTAGAACATGCCAGAAATATCAGTATCGAGAAAAAAAGCACGATTCCTAATATCGCTCAAGGAAAACTTCTATCTTATACAAAATTCTCTGAAAAAGAAAGCTTAAATTCTCGATCGAAatcaacaaaagaaaaaaacactTACAAAGACAAACCTCTAAGGACAACCGCAAATTTTATTGGGAAACCCTACTATAAC TTAGGAGAAAAGGGTTCTGGCTTCAGACCCCGAGCAGCGGTTCAAGATTTTAGCAAACTTAAGCAAGAATGTTTGGCTACGGGGACACTTTTCGAAGATCCCGAATTTCCAGCGGATGATTCATCGTTATATTTCTCGAAAAGGCCAGACAGATATATAGAATGGAAACGACCGATG GAAATCGCGGACAACCCTCAACTGTTCGTCGAGGGTTTTTCCAGATTCGACGTTCAGCAAGGCGAATTAGGAGATTGTTGGCTGCTGGCAGCAGTCGCAAATCTCACTATGGATGCCAATTTGTTTTTCCAAGTAGTCCCAGAAGACCAGAGTTTCGAAGAAAACTACGCCGGCATATTTCATTTCAG ATTCTGGCAATACGGTAGATGGGTAGACGTGGTGATTGACGACAGATTACCGACCTACCGCGGCGAATTGGTATACCTGCATTCGGCTGAGATAAACGAATTCTGGAGTGCTCTTTTGGAAAAGGCGTACGCGAAGCTTCATGGCTCGTACGAAGCTTTGAAAGGCGGAACTACGTGTGAGGCCATGGAGGATTTTACGGGTGGTGTGACGGAAATGTATCAGATGGACCAAACCCCTCCAAATCTATTTAGTATTTTACTAAAAGCTTACGAAAGAAACTCGCTAATGGGCTGTTCGATAGAG CCTGATCCAAATATATTGGAAGCCGAGACGCCTCAAGGACTGATCAGAGGCCATGCTTACAGTATTACACGTGTCAAATATGTAGAGATTCAAACGCCAAACCAATTTGGGAAAATACCGCTACTTAGACTTAGAAATCCATGGGGTAACGAGGCAGAATGGAATGGTCCGTGGAGCGATCA atcACCAGAGTGGAGATTCATTCCTGATCATGAGAAGGAAGAGCTAGGCTTGACCTTCGACATGGATGGTGAATTTTGGATGTCATTCCAGGATTTTACGCGATATTTTACGCAACTAGAAATATGTAACTTGAATCCAGACTCGTTGACAGAAGATGATTTAAATGCCGGTAAAAAGAAATGGGAGATGAGCGTGTTCGAAGGAGAATGGGTACGCGGTGTTACGGCAGGAGGATGTAGGAACTTTTTAG AAACCTTCTGGCATAATCCGCAATACCGAATTACTCTCGAGTACCCAGATGAAGATGACGATAAATGTACAGTCATTGTTGCGTTGATGCAGAAAAATAGGCGAGCACAGAGAAGAATGGGTGCAGAATGTCTGACAATTGGATTTGCCATATACCAT TTGGAGTACCCCGAACGATTACCCAAGCCATTGGACATTAATTTCTTCAAGTACAACGCGTCAGTTGCAAGATCGCCAGCATTTATAAATTTACGAGAAGTAACGTGCCGTTTCAAATTACCACCTGGTGTATATTGCATAGTTCCAAGTACGTTTGACCCTAATGAAGAGGGTGAATTTTTGCTGAGAATATTCTCCGAAAATAAGAACAATATGGA AGAAAATGACGATGAAGTTGGTGTTGGAGAAATTGATGATAGG GTTCGAGAAGAACCAGATCCAGACCGTAATGCAGACAAAGTTCGAGAATTTTTCAAAAAGCTCGCTGGTGACGATATGGAAGTGGATTGGATGGAGCTAAAGGAAATTTTAGATTTTGCAATGCGAAAAG AAACGAATGATAAAGGGTTCAGCAAGGATGTATGCCGTAGTATGGTGGCCATGTTAGATGTAGATCACTCTGGAAAACTCGGATTTGAAGAATTTCGAACATTATGGAACGACATAAGGAAATGGAGG GCTGTGTTCAAATTATACGACAAAGACGAATCGGGATATTTAAGTGCGTTTGAATTGAGGCAAGCATTAAATAGCGCAGGCTATCGACTCAATAATCACATTTTAAATATCTTGGTGCATCGTTACGGAACGAAGGATGGTATGATCACCTTCGATGATTACATCATGTGCGCAGTTCGACTCAAGACAATGATAG ATATTTTCAGAGAACGAGATCCAGACTTAACTAATACGGCGACATTCACAATGGAAGAATGGATAGAGAAAACGTTATACTCGTAA